From the genome of Bactrocera oleae isolate idBacOlea1 chromosome 2, idBacOlea1, whole genome shotgun sequence, one region includes:
- the Naa80 gene encoding N-alpha-acetyltransferase 80 isoform X1, giving the protein MRFIKSEPYYEGLPPFNVSGSPFSVVPIHNYPELMKKTCELINSEWPRSETARMRSLEASCDTLPCSLVLTTDGMNRVIAHCKLSQIPSKKMACFIESVVVDKSCRGQGFGKLIMKFAEDYCRIVLDLKAIYLSTIDQDGFYERIGYEYCAPISMYGPRHCELPSLENAKKKYMKKVL; this is encoded by the exons ATGCGCTTCATTAAGTCGGAACCATACTATGAG GGTCTTCCACCATTTAATGTGTCGGGTAGCCCCTTCAGTGTTGTTCCAATACACAACTACCCCGAGCTAATGAAGAAGACATGCGAGCTGATTAACTCTGAATGGCCGCGTAGTGAGACGGCTCGCATGCGATCGCTTGAAGCTTCCTGTGATACACTTCCCTGCAGCTTAGTTTTAACTACGGACGGGATGAATCGTGTTATAGCTCATTGTAAGTTAAGCCAGATACCGTCCAAAAAGATGGCCTGCTTTATTGAGTCGGTGGTGGTGGATAAAAGTTGTCGTGGACAAGGTTTTGGCaaattaattatgaaatttgcGGAAGACTATTGTCGCATCGTATTGGATTTAAAAGCCATTTACTTATCAACCATCGATCAAGATGGTTTCTATGAACGTATCGGTTATGAGTACTGTGCGCCCATATCGATGTATGGGCCGCGTCACTGCGAACTGCCTAGTTTGGAGAATGCCAAAAAGAAATACATGAAGAAAGTCTTATAG
- the LOC106623987 gene encoding uncharacterized protein isoform X2, with protein sequence MDISRQAFSEANTTGVSMYLSFDSSISSAAYKTLEATACDLSVLSNMDHEEAAVENSQEIHQNSTLEALDSHLNYLESVKDMDACSQISAIPKRILQEYNVVSSTPSKEQLLRSVEVVRGSGAERCVDLKFAFMDMDDKKVINPTDKENSLPLKEVTALSNKNDEASLRTIIEETPVIDEINTSKHKEESNIEENTPKATNSKVSIIDEFPRDPEKLEKKVSDINKRKSMAKKPICEPDLKANRPSRISINPNNRYLLNNFGTKANIDKEIREIPKLMNKVLKFAETKITENDKTKTASLPDEPRRSVLPNMQQNRKSTIPTGLSHNNRKSMLPIGTTVQTTTSELNTKCSTKPLSESTKQGPPNRKSIYPVVSRIDITKSANVPPLSVSNTKTRPPANAKPEITFVCKVCGCKFSLKSLLDAHKRSHEGDGVPAFVKKATTNAPSTTSSITHSNNGNKCRYCDKKFVLLRALHIHLLQNCPKIPPNDKRKLKFHEMDHVEKAQLPAFFHANTSGAKLNSHTQNTSTNVAPQRSHSDLSSISVSSTDSTNDKRALGEITIIANTAAAAVDGLLPEMAPPQARMVKKTTAHAGIHRTPNKAIICHICKMSFKSIMDHIQHTMTVHFKNTETPNNNETVLRKITTNANVSGTKQTE encoded by the exons ATGGATATCTCTAGACAAGCATTTAGTGAAGCGAATACTACCGGAGTATCCATGTATTTGTCGTTTGATTCAAGCATTTCTAGTGCAGCTTATAAAACATTGGAAGCTACTGCATGTGATCTTTCGGTATTGTCAAACATGGACCATGAGGAAGCAGCTGTTGAAAATTCTCAGGAAATTCATCAAAATAGCACGTTGGAGGCATTAGATTCGCATTTGAACTACCTTGAATCAGTTAAGGATATGGACGCGTGTTCACAGATCTCTGCTATACCTAAGCGTATTTTGCAAGAATATAATGTTGTCAGTTCGACACCCTCAAAGGAACAGTTACTACGTAGTGTTGAAGTTGTACGCGGTTCCGGTGCCGAAAGATGTGTGGATCTAAAGTTTGCTTTTATGGACATGGAtgacaaaaaagttattaaccCCACAGATAAGGAAAATTCTTTACCTCTAAAGGAGGTAACTGCATTATCGAATAAAAACGACGAAGCCTCACTACGGACAATAATAGAAGAAACGCCAGTTATTGACGAAATAAACACAAGTAAACATAAGGAAGAATCAAATATTGAGGAAAATACACCAAAGGCAACCAACAGTAAGGTATCCATAATCGACGAATTTCCAAGGGATccagaaaaattagaaaaaaaag TTTCAGATATAAACAAAAGGAAATCAATGGCTAAGAAACCTATATGCGAGCCCGATCTCAAAGCTAATCGTCCATCAAGGATTTCCATCAATCCAAACAATCgttatttattaaacaattttggtACAAAAGCAAATATTGACAAAGAGATAAGGGAAATACCAAAATTAATGAACAAGGTGTTGAAATTCGCTGAAACTAAAATCACAGAGAACGATAAAACTAAAACAGCTTCACTGCCGGATGAAC CTCGACGATCTGTTTTACCCAACATGCAGCAAAACAGGAAAAGTACCATACCCACAGGACTATCGCACAACAATCGCAAAAGTATGTTGCCAATAGGTACGACAGTACAAACCACCACCAGTGAGCTAAACACAAAATGTTCAACGAAGCCACTCTCTGAATCTACTAAGCAAGGACCGCCCAATCGAAAATCCATTTACCCCGTAGTGTCACGCATCGACATAACCAAAAGTGCTAACGTTCCACCATTATCCGTGTCGAACACGAAAACGCGACCACCTGCGAACGCGAAACCCGAAATCACTTTCGTTTGCAAAGTTTGTGGTTGTAAATTTAGCCTAAAGTCACTTTTAGATGCACATAAACGTTCTCATGAAGGTGATGGTGTACCAGCTTTTGTTAAGAAAGCAACCACAAACGCGCCGAGCACCACTTCATCAATTACACAttcaaataatggaaataaatGTAGATATTGCGATAAAAAGTTTGTACTACTTCGTGCTTTACACATTCACCTTCTGCAAAATTGTCCAAAAATACCACCAAACGATAAGCGCAAGTTGAAATTTCATGAAATGGATCATGTTGAAAAAGCTCAATTGCCTGcatttttccatgcaaacacttcTGGTGCTAAACtaaattcacacacacaaaatACATCGACGAATGTAGCGCCACAGCGTTCTCACTCAGATTTGAGTAGCATTTCTGTAAGTTCTACAGATTCCACAAATGATAAAAGAg CGCTTGGTGAAATTACCATAATAGCGAACACTGCGGCTGCAGCAGTAGACGGTTTATTGCCGGAGATGGCGCCACCCCAAGCAAGAATGGTAAAAAAAACAACTGCTCATGCTGGGATACATCGTACACCAAATAAAGCAATTATATGTCACATCTGTAAGATGTCATTTAAATCTATCATGGATCATATTCAGCATACAATGACGGTGCACTTTAAAAATACTGAAACTCCAAACAACAACGAAACCGTTCTCCGGAAGATTACCACTAATGCGAATGTATCCGGTACAAAACAAACGGAATAA
- the topi gene encoding testis-specific zinc finger protein topi, protein MMNTSEEEFTNSDAWLSEQLFAQLKEFNSDYREKSVIDSSATFVFPSGSLSCISEDEPQDLTKSRLENYESVFKLPTTTNIPPFDINDVLDLSNITGRGTEPAFLDLVGTVPLTPFAAPIPDTTVMVNETIKQTTTESFDATEEELKLLKFLETQPQSSPLDTKLYIPPDVPSSAYRIVKCSNCNCLFDIISFQSHICDYDEHHNLIIPPAASTPINKPIKEEPLLPPEPACIRLLRENQIRIRRFLKDELKYDVNASINNNTGNSSGTLGNTSNTSTGSNSSNTATKKQDGPHECTLCERKFVHASGLLRHMEKHAMDLIPTPGASSGGKTTTSQSSSLQSVNGLRVVIKCTLCGRVFFEPFAAFKHLCSHFPGSMQEEKEFDNCAEIPYESYVDDAMSFLKMETNNCAGPLTVHGDKSPVYLKMVILSCILQCEFCDFVFSEVSYLFVHSACHLPERRFECFSCDIHMRTSKEICAHWQAECVFMRENLKVHQASTQRYFVCNVCENKFQSLDQLHEHRYTAYHFFPRLNKCLGVLQLPCEYCDVVFEFAQECVAHYEEKHYKKYKRDKDGTGSSSKTRQYLCDMCGKSYTQSSHLWQHLRFHQGVKPFACKEPGCTRKFTIRPDLNDHIRKCHTGERPYHCLVCGKRFLTGSVFYQHRLIHRGERRYECEECGKRFYRADALKNHQRIHTGEKPFGCLFCTKNFRQRGDRDKHIRARHSHLDANARLMMQMQKLQLEAAAAAAAAQVVVQHQHVNNAGIMSGIPTVTPTLMSMPSVNNDVIDGLEPSLDPNEVVMIGNVAFPKSMFESIIPDIDEESALRAMEQLQ, encoded by the exons ATGATGAATACAAGTGAAGAGGAATTCACAAATTCCGATGCCTGGTTGTCGGAACAACTTTTCGCACaattaaaagaatttaattCTGATTACAGAGAAAAATCCGTTATAGATTCATCGGCAACATTTGTATTTCCTTCCGGAAGTCTTAGTTGCATATCAGAGGATGAACCACAAGATTTAACAAAATCAAGATTGGAAAATTATGAATCGGTTTTCAaattgccaacaacaacaaacataccTCCCTTCGATATAAATGATGTACTCGATTTAAGCAATATTACTGGTAGAGGCACAGAACCAGCTTTCTTGGATTTGGTGGGAACAGTGCCATTAACACCATTTGCCGCACCAATCCCTGACACAACAGTAATGGTTAatgaaacaataaaacaaacaacaacagagTCATTTGATGCAACAGAAGAAGAATTAAAACTTCTGAAATTTCTGGAGACGCAACCACAAAGTAGTCCACTTG ATACTAAATTATATATTCCACCCGATGTCCCCTCATCGGCTTATCGAATTGTGAAATGTTCTAATTGCAACTGCCTCTTTGACATCATATCTTTTCAATCTCATATTTGTGATTACGATGAACACCATAATCTTATCATTCCCCCCGCTGCATCTACACCTATTAATAAACCTATCAAAGAAGAACCACTATTGCCACCGGAACCGGCATGCATTCGGTTATTGCGCGAAAATCAGATACGCATTCGGCGTTTCTTGAAAGATGAACTAAAATATGACGTTAATGCATcaataaataacaatacaggCAATTCCAGTGGTACTTTAGGTAATACATCAAACACATCGACAGGCTCGAATTCATCGAATACTGCTACCAAAAAGCAGGATGGGCCTCATGAGTGTACACTATGCGAGCGTAAGTTCGTGCATGCATCAGGTCTCTTGCGGCATATGGAGAAACATGCAATGGATCTAATACCAACACCAGGCGCTTCTTCGGGGGGTAAAACGACTACATCACAAAGTAGCTCCTTACAGAGTGTTAATGGACTGCGAGTTGTCATTAAGTGTACTTTATGCGGAAGAGTATTCTTTGAGCCATTTGCTGCCTTCAAACATTTATGTTCTCACTTTCCCGGAAGTATGCAGGAAGAAAAAGAATTCGATAATTGCGCAGAAATTCCGTACGAATCCTATGTAGACGACGCTATGAGTTTTTTGAAGATGGag ACCAATAACTGTGCGGGGCCACTAACAGTTCATGGAGATAAATCACCTGTTTACCTCAAAATGGTTATTTTAAGTTGCATTTTGCAGTGtgaattttgtgattttgttttCTCAGAAGTATCTTATTTATTTGTACATTCTGCTTGCCATTTGCCTGAACGACGTTTCGAGTGCTTCTCATGTGATATTCATATGCGCACGTCTAAAGAAATATGTGCGCATTGGCAAGCTGAGTGTGTATTTATGCGAGAGAATCTTAAGGTGCATCAAGCTTCTACACAGCGTTACTTTGTGTGTAATGTTTGTGAGAATAAGTTTCAATCTCTTGATCAGCTGCATGAGCAtag atATACAGCTTATCATTTCTTTCCTCGTTTGAATAAATGCCTGGGTGTTCTACAGCTACCTTGTGAATATTGCGATGTAGTATTTGAGTTTGCGCAAGAATGTGTGGCCCATTATGAAGAAAAGCATTATAAGAAGTATAAACGCGATAAAGATGGAACTGGTTCATCCAGCAAAACCCGCCAATACTTATGTGACATGTGTGGGAAATCGTATACCCAATCCAGCCACTTATGGCAACATTTGCGCTTTCATCAAG GGGTAAAACCCTTTGCTTGCAAGGAGCCCGGTTGTACACGTAAATTTACCATTCGTCCCGACTTGAATGATCACATACGCAAGTGTCATACTGGTGAACGTCCTTATCATTGTTTGGTGTGCGGCAAACGTTTCTTAACTGGCTCGGTTTTCTACCAGCATCGTCTTATACATCGCGGCGAGCGACGTTATGAATGTGAAGAGTGTGGTAAACGTTTTTATCGTGCAGATGCGCTTAAAAATCACCAACGCATCCATACTGGTGAAAAACCATTTGGTTGTCTGTTTTGTACAAAGAATTTTCGTCAACGCGGCGATCGTGACAAGCATATAAGAGCTAGGCATTCGCACTTGGATGCGAACGCTCGTTTAATGATGCAAATGCAAAAATTACAGTTGGAAGCAGCGGCAGCTGCGGCTGCAGCTCAGGTAGTCGTTCAACATCAGCATGTCAATAATGCAGGCATTATGAGTGGCATACCCACTGTAACACCAACTCTTATGAGTATGCCATCTGTAAACAATGATGTAATTGATGGTCTAGAACCGTCATTAGATCCGAATGAAGTTGTGATGATCGGAAATGTAGCCTTTCCAAAAAGTATGTTTGAATCCATAATTCCAGACATTGATGAAGAGTCTGCACTTAGAGCCATGGAGCAGTTGCAATAG
- the Naa80 gene encoding N-alpha-acetyltransferase 80 isoform X2 has protein sequence MGLPPFNVSGSPFSVVPIHNYPELMKKTCELINSEWPRSETARMRSLEASCDTLPCSLVLTTDGMNRVIAHCKLSQIPSKKMACFIESVVVDKSCRGQGFGKLIMKFAEDYCRIVLDLKAIYLSTIDQDGFYERIGYEYCAPISMYGPRHCELPSLENAKKKYMKKVL, from the exons ATg GGTCTTCCACCATTTAATGTGTCGGGTAGCCCCTTCAGTGTTGTTCCAATACACAACTACCCCGAGCTAATGAAGAAGACATGCGAGCTGATTAACTCTGAATGGCCGCGTAGTGAGACGGCTCGCATGCGATCGCTTGAAGCTTCCTGTGATACACTTCCCTGCAGCTTAGTTTTAACTACGGACGGGATGAATCGTGTTATAGCTCATTGTAAGTTAAGCCAGATACCGTCCAAAAAGATGGCCTGCTTTATTGAGTCGGTGGTGGTGGATAAAAGTTGTCGTGGACAAGGTTTTGGCaaattaattatgaaatttgcGGAAGACTATTGTCGCATCGTATTGGATTTAAAAGCCATTTACTTATCAACCATCGATCAAGATGGTTTCTATGAACGTATCGGTTATGAGTACTGTGCGCCCATATCGATGTATGGGCCGCGTCACTGCGAACTGCCTAGTTTGGAGAATGCCAAAAAGAAATACATGAAGAAAGTCTTATAG
- the LOC106623987 gene encoding uncharacterized protein isoform X1 yields the protein MDISRQAFSEANTTGVSMYLSFDSSISSAAYKTLEATACDLSVLSNMDHEEAAVENSQEIHQNSTLEALDSHLNYLESVKDMDACSQISAIPKRILQEYNVVSSTPSKEQLLRSVEVVRGSGAERCVDLKFAFMDMDDKKVINPTDKENSLPLKEVTALSNKNDEASLRTIIEETPVIDEINTSKHKEESNIEENTPKATNSKVSIIDEFPRDPEKLEKKVSDINKRKSMAKKPICEPDLKANRPSRISINPNNRYLLNNFGTKANIDKEIREIPKLMNKVLKFAETKITENDKTKTASLPDERKSVSYNSKGRSSMLPSSVASQGEKRPFAFTQRMSVLVKTTLNSPARKIARRSVLPNMQQNRKSTIPTGLSHNNRKSMLPIGTTVQTTTSELNTKCSTKPLSESTKQGPPNRKSIYPVVSRIDITKSANVPPLSVSNTKTRPPANAKPEITFVCKVCGCKFSLKSLLDAHKRSHEGDGVPAFVKKATTNAPSTTSSITHSNNGNKCRYCDKKFVLLRALHIHLLQNCPKIPPNDKRKLKFHEMDHVEKAQLPAFFHANTSGAKLNSHTQNTSTNVAPQRSHSDLSSISVSSTDSTNDKRALGEITIIANTAAAAVDGLLPEMAPPQARMVKKTTAHAGIHRTPNKAIICHICKMSFKSIMDHIQHTMTVHFKNTETPNNNETVLRKITTNANVSGTKQTE from the exons ATGGATATCTCTAGACAAGCATTTAGTGAAGCGAATACTACCGGAGTATCCATGTATTTGTCGTTTGATTCAAGCATTTCTAGTGCAGCTTATAAAACATTGGAAGCTACTGCATGTGATCTTTCGGTATTGTCAAACATGGACCATGAGGAAGCAGCTGTTGAAAATTCTCAGGAAATTCATCAAAATAGCACGTTGGAGGCATTAGATTCGCATTTGAACTACCTTGAATCAGTTAAGGATATGGACGCGTGTTCACAGATCTCTGCTATACCTAAGCGTATTTTGCAAGAATATAATGTTGTCAGTTCGACACCCTCAAAGGAACAGTTACTACGTAGTGTTGAAGTTGTACGCGGTTCCGGTGCCGAAAGATGTGTGGATCTAAAGTTTGCTTTTATGGACATGGAtgacaaaaaagttattaaccCCACAGATAAGGAAAATTCTTTACCTCTAAAGGAGGTAACTGCATTATCGAATAAAAACGACGAAGCCTCACTACGGACAATAATAGAAGAAACGCCAGTTATTGACGAAATAAACACAAGTAAACATAAGGAAGAATCAAATATTGAGGAAAATACACCAAAGGCAACCAACAGTAAGGTATCCATAATCGACGAATTTCCAAGGGATccagaaaaattagaaaaaaaag TTTCAGATATAAACAAAAGGAAATCAATGGCTAAGAAACCTATATGCGAGCCCGATCTCAAAGCTAATCGTCCATCAAGGATTTCCATCAATCCAAACAATCgttatttattaaacaattttggtACAAAAGCAAATATTGACAAAGAGATAAGGGAAATACCAAAATTAATGAACAAGGTGTTGAAATTCGCTGAAACTAAAATCACAGAGAACGATAAAACTAAAACAGCTTCACTGCCGGATGAACGTAAGTCTGTTTCGTATAATTCAAAAGGACGCTCCTCAATGCTACCATCTAGTGTAGCATCGCAGGGTGAGAAACGTCCTTTTGCATTTACTCAACGTATGTCGGTATTGGTAAAGACCACTTTAAACAGTCCCGCACGTAAAATAGCTCGACGATCTGTTTTACCCAACATGCAGCAAAACAGGAAAAGTACCATACCCACAGGACTATCGCACAACAATCGCAAAAGTATGTTGCCAATAGGTACGACAGTACAAACCACCACCAGTGAGCTAAACACAAAATGTTCAACGAAGCCACTCTCTGAATCTACTAAGCAAGGACCGCCCAATCGAAAATCCATTTACCCCGTAGTGTCACGCATCGACATAACCAAAAGTGCTAACGTTCCACCATTATCCGTGTCGAACACGAAAACGCGACCACCTGCGAACGCGAAACCCGAAATCACTTTCGTTTGCAAAGTTTGTGGTTGTAAATTTAGCCTAAAGTCACTTTTAGATGCACATAAACGTTCTCATGAAGGTGATGGTGTACCAGCTTTTGTTAAGAAAGCAACCACAAACGCGCCGAGCACCACTTCATCAATTACACAttcaaataatggaaataaatGTAGATATTGCGATAAAAAGTTTGTACTACTTCGTGCTTTACACATTCACCTTCTGCAAAATTGTCCAAAAATACCACCAAACGATAAGCGCAAGTTGAAATTTCATGAAATGGATCATGTTGAAAAAGCTCAATTGCCTGcatttttccatgcaaacacttcTGGTGCTAAACtaaattcacacacacaaaatACATCGACGAATGTAGCGCCACAGCGTTCTCACTCAGATTTGAGTAGCATTTCTGTAAGTTCTACAGATTCCACAAATGATAAAAGAg CGCTTGGTGAAATTACCATAATAGCGAACACTGCGGCTGCAGCAGTAGACGGTTTATTGCCGGAGATGGCGCCACCCCAAGCAAGAATGGTAAAAAAAACAACTGCTCATGCTGGGATACATCGTACACCAAATAAAGCAATTATATGTCACATCTGTAAGATGTCATTTAAATCTATCATGGATCATATTCAGCATACAATGACGGTGCACTTTAAAAATACTGAAACTCCAAACAACAACGAAACCGTTCTCCGGAAGATTACCACTAATGCGAATGTATCCGGTACAAAACAAACGGAATAA
- the LOC106623986 gene encoding flavin reductase (NADPH) — protein MQRIAVIGGTGMTGECVVDYALKKGLKVRLLYRNEKTLPERFKDKVELVKGDALNLEDCKNVIDGVDGVCIILGTRNKLEATTDLSSGTKNLITAMKEKDIRRFSIVMSSFLFRPLTEVPGVFHKLNEEHKRMLDLTKESGLDYVAILPPHISDEPSTNYTVLHDDAPGRAISKYDLAKFVVDSLEQDEHICKVCGVAKKIAQ, from the exons ATGCAACGCATAGCTGTCATTGGTGGCACCGGCATGACCGGTGAATGTGTAGTTGATTACGCGTTGAAAAAGG GATTAAAGGTCCGCCTTTTATATCGCAATGAAAAAACTCTTCCGGAACGTTTTAAGGACAAAGTAGAATTAGTTAAAGGCGATGCCTTAAATTTAGAAGActgtaaaaatgtaattgatGGTGTTGACGGcgtttgcataattttaggaACACGTAATAAGTTGGAGGCTACCACCGATTTATCTAGTGGAACGAAGAATTTGATTACAGCCATGAAAGAAAAAGATATTCGCCGTTTCTCCATTGTTATGTCGTCATTTTTATTCCGTCCACTCACTGAAGTTCCTGGagtatttcataaattaaacGAGGAGCACAAACGTATGCTGGATTTGACAAAGGAGTCCGGTTTAGACTATGTGGCTATATTGCCACCACATATATCCGATGAGCCTTCCACTAATTATACAGTGCTGCATGACGACGCACCTGGTCGAGCTATTTCTAAATATGATTTAGcaaaatttgttgttgattCATTGGAACAAGATGAACACATTTGCAAAGTTTGTGGAGTAGCAAAGAAAATAGCGCAGTAA
- the MED6 gene encoding mediator of RNA polymerase II transcription subunit 6 has protein sequence MLPGRQVPQPIAQENQLWVSWHDTQMMASLSPATVMDYFCRKSNPFYDRVCNNETIRMQRLSLEHLNNMVGVEYILLHVAEPILYVIRKQHRHSPTEATPIADYYIIGGMVYKAPDLASVINSRILATVTNLQSAFEEASSYSRYHPNKGYTWDFVANKALSDKSKSNKKDPSSNKDDSGTIFQKQRVDMLLAELLRKFPPPIPPIIHQQQMQNQQQLQQNQLQNTATEVNPTEANNVAGNPTTSNNGAVASEASPSPNTVQGGIEPKVEGIDMKPPPEKKIKM, from the exons ATGCTACCAGGTCGACAGGTGCCCCAGCCCATTGCACAAGAGAATCAATTATGGGTATCATGGCACGATACACAAATGATGGCGTCACTAAGTCCAGCCACTGTTATGGATTACTTTTGTCGCAAATCGAATCCCTTTTATGACAGGGTTTGCAATAATGAAACAATTCGTATGCAACGGTTGAGCCTTGAACaccttaa CAATATGGTTGGTGTAGAGTATATACTACTTCATGTTGCCGAACCTATATTGTATGTTATACGAAAGCAACATCGACACAGCCCAACGGAGGCAACACCTATTGCAGATTACTACATTATAGGTGGTATGGTTTATAAAGCACCTGATCTTGCAAGCGTAATTAATTCAAGAATC TTAGCTACGGTTACAAATTTGCAATCAGCTTTCGAAGAAGCCAGTAGCTATTCTCGTTACCATCCGAACAAAGGCTACACATGGGATTTTGTGGCTAATAAAGCAC TTTCAGATAAATCAAAGAGCAATAAAAAGGACCCTTCATCAAACAAAGACGACAGCggtacaatatttcaaaagcaaaGGGTTGACATGCTTTTGGCAGAGTTGTTGCGCAAATTTCCACCTCCAATACCACCTATAATAcatcaacaacaaatgcaaaaccAACAGCAGTTACAACAAAATCAGTTACAGAACACCGCAACGGAAGTAAATCCAACTGAGGCAAATAATGTTGCCGGCAATCCAACTACCTCTAATAATGGTGCTGTTGCGTCGGAGGCAAGTCCTTCTCCTAACACGGTACAAGGTGGCATTGAGCCAAAGGTCGAGGGTATCGATATGAAACCTCCGccagaaaagaaaataaaaatgtaa
- the RpS29 gene encoding small ribosomal subunit protein uS14 yields the protein MYLKVHHTFFNISKLDGHIFLLLDSSSEIANMGFANLWYSHPRKYGQGSRCCRSCSNRHGLIRKYGLNICRQCFREYANDIGFKKLD from the exons ATGTATTTAAAAGTTCACCACACCTTTTTCAACATTTCGAAGCTCGACGGCCATATTTTCCTTCTTTTAGATTCTTCAAGTGAAATAGCCAACATGGGTTTCGCAAATCTTTGGTATTCTCATCCACGTAAATACGGCCAAGGCTCAAGATGctg CCGTTCCTGCTCTAACCGACATGGTTTGATCCGCAAATATGGTCTGAACATCTGCCGTCAGTGCTTTAGAGAGTATGCCAATGATATTGGCTTCAAGAAG CTTGATTAA